In a single window of the Armatimonadota bacterium genome:
- a CDS encoding ATP-binding protein codes for MRQLPPRARVFVLGTIVLGAGITAAIPYLPGGLPPLNLHVLIFLAAALVAQLVGVRWFMPGLEGQAWSLISAVLIPSIILFPPATVVIIVLITFAAYAVKRRSLPWYQNAWNIAQHEVAVLVAALVWGNVRPASSGGWLAVHWYAAAFFAGAAFYLLNNLQTNTVLALATGRPFRQVGIFSRVNFSRELVLTWLGVVIADLWLVNPWRTVLLIVPLIGLSQMLRSQVEDAQRIRRAQVEAEGRAQQLSSLNELSRALTSSLDFDQVFDALYAQLAKTVTLDVLSIALLDPHTNQLEFHVMKAGQGMLPTIVRRAEAPELRGLLAARTPLVLMPARHRDTVEAVSPHGVLLETAAVTVVPMTLAERTVGLMLLGTREPPLPAHLDLVSTMASQVAVAAEKVELFQRERRKTAQLSAITQVSKKIVTIHNVDVLLQQTSRLIEESFGFARVEVALHTDGAAPAPAEGAAADIPIFYRDQTIGVMRVWLHPGTVLSADDLSMLQTLADEIAVAIENARLYEHLQMQMGMLEQTQLQLLQSAKLATIGELAAFIAHEINNPLTSVLGYASLVLSETPPDDPKRADVEVIEKEALRARSIVRDLLGYARQTDSAMEPTQVNEAIESVLSLVRQRADAANVTITARFDPAAPTILADVNQLKQVFINILNNAIDAMPQGGTVEVTTRPVSVNGTGPGVEISFQDSGTGIEPQHLEKIFDAFFTTKGAGRGTGLGLPISKRIVERHGGTISVRSVQGQGSCFVIRLPAAPAA; via the coding sequence ATGCGGCAGCTTCCCCCGCGGGCACGGGTTTTCGTTCTGGGGACGATCGTCCTCGGAGCGGGCATCACCGCGGCCATCCCCTATCTGCCGGGGGGTCTGCCGCCTCTCAACCTCCACGTCCTGATCTTCCTGGCCGCGGCGCTGGTGGCGCAGCTGGTCGGGGTGCGCTGGTTCATGCCGGGCCTGGAAGGACAGGCCTGGTCCCTGATCTCGGCGGTGCTGATTCCCTCCATCATCCTGTTCCCGCCGGCGACCGTCGTCATCATCGTCCTCATCACCTTTGCGGCCTATGCCGTCAAGCGCCGGTCCCTTCCCTGGTATCAGAACGCCTGGAACATCGCCCAGCACGAGGTGGCCGTGCTGGTCGCGGCGCTGGTCTGGGGCAACGTGCGTCCCGCCAGCAGCGGCGGATGGCTGGCGGTGCACTGGTATGCCGCGGCGTTCTTCGCCGGTGCGGCCTTCTACCTCCTGAACAACCTGCAGACCAACACCGTCCTGGCCCTGGCCACGGGCCGGCCCTTCCGGCAGGTCGGCATCTTCTCCCGCGTCAACTTCTCCCGCGAGCTGGTCCTGACATGGCTGGGGGTCGTCATCGCCGATCTGTGGCTGGTCAACCCGTGGCGCACCGTGCTGCTGATCGTGCCGCTGATCGGTCTGTCCCAGATGCTGCGCAGCCAGGTGGAAGACGCCCAGCGCATCCGCCGCGCCCAGGTCGAAGCGGAGGGTCGCGCCCAGCAACTTTCCAGCCTCAATGAGTTGAGCCGCGCCCTGACCAGCAGCCTGGATTTCGACCAGGTCTTCGATGCGCTTTACGCCCAGCTGGCCAAGACCGTCACTCTGGATGTGCTCTCCATCGCCCTCCTCGACCCCCACACCAACCAGCTTGAGTTCCACGTGATGAAGGCGGGCCAGGGGATGCTGCCGACCATAGTGCGGCGGGCGGAAGCGCCCGAGCTGCGCGGCCTCCTGGCGGCCCGCACCCCCCTCGTCCTGATGCCGGCGCGCCATCGGGACACCGTGGAAGCGGTCAGCCCCCACGGGGTGTTGCTCGAGACGGCCGCGGTGACGGTCGTCCCGATGACCCTGGCCGAGCGGACGGTGGGCCTGATGCTCCTGGGCACCAGGGAGCCCCCGCTGCCGGCGCACCTCGATCTGGTGTCGACCATGGCCAGCCAGGTCGCGGTGGCCGCGGAGAAGGTCGAGCTGTTCCAGCGGGAGCGGCGCAAGACCGCCCAGCTGTCGGCCATCACGCAGGTCAGCAAGAAGATCGTCACCATTCACAACGTCGACGTCCTGTTGCAGCAGACCTCGCGGTTGATCGAGGAGTCCTTCGGCTTCGCCCGCGTGGAGGTGGCCCTGCACACCGACGGCGCGGCGCCGGCCCCCGCGGAAGGCGCCGCCGCGGACATCCCGATCTTCTACCGGGACCAGACCATCGGGGTGATGCGCGTCTGGCTCCATCCCGGCACGGTGCTCTCCGCCGACGACCTCTCGATGCTCCAGACGCTGGCTGACGAGATCGCCGTGGCCATCGAGAACGCGCGCCTGTACGAGCACCTGCAGATGCAGATGGGCATGCTGGAGCAGACCCAGCTGCAGCTGCTGCAGTCCGCCAAACTGGCCACCATCGGCGAGCTGGCCGCCTTCATCGCCCACGAGATCAACAACCCGCTGACCAGCGTCCTGGGCTACGCCTCCCTGGTGCTGAGTGAGACGCCGCCGGACGATCCCAAGCGGGCCGACGTGGAGGTCATCGAGAAGGAGGCCCTGCGGGCCCGGAGCATTGTCCGGGACCTGCTGGGCTATGCCCGGCAGACGGACTCGGCGATGGAGCCCACCCAGGTGAACGAGGCCATCGAGAGCGTGCTGTCGCTGGTGCGCCAGCGGGCGGATGCGGCCAACGTGACGATCACGGCGCGCTTCGATCCCGCGGCGCCCACCATCCTGGCCGACGTCAACCAGCTGAAGCAGGTGTTCATCAACATCCTGAACAACGCCATCGACGCCATGCCCCAGGGCGGAACGGTGGAGGTCACGACCCGTCCGGTGAGCGTGAACGGCACCGGGCCGGGGGTCGAAATTTCCTTCCAGGACAGCGGCACCGGCATCGAGCCGCAGCACCTGGAGAAGATCTTCGACGCCTTCTTCACGACCAAGGGCGCGGGGCGGGGCACGGGGCTGGGGTTGCCGATCAGCAAACGCATCGTGGAGCGGCACGGCGGAACGATCTCCGTGCGCAGCGTGCAGGGTCAGGGCAGCTGCTTTGTGATTCGCCTGCCGGCCGCGCCGGCGGCGTGA
- a CDS encoding response regulator, with translation MATRRILVVDDEASIRDLCARVLGRAGFDVTVAGGGEEAVGRLRDETFDAVITDIRMPGISGLEVLDTAKRTQPGIRVVLITGFGTPQTLDRARQGGADRILTKPFNPAELLTAVRDVLPE, from the coding sequence GTGGCGACCAGACGCATCCTGGTGGTGGACGACGAAGCCTCCATCCGGGACCTCTGTGCGCGGGTCCTGGGGCGGGCGGGCTTTGACGTGACCGTGGCCGGCGGGGGAGAGGAGGCCGTCGGCCGGTTGCGGGACGAAACCTTCGACGCCGTGATCACCGACATCCGGATGCCCGGCATCTCCGGCCTCGAGGTCCTCGACACAGCCAAACGTACCCAGCCGGGAATCCGGGTCGTCCTCATCACGGGCTTCGGCACGCCGCAGACCCTGGACCGCGCCCGGCAGGGCGGTGCGGACCGCATCCTGACCAAGCCCTTCAATCCCGCCGAACTGCTCACCGCGGTGCGGGACGTGCTGCCGGAGTAG
- a CDS encoding nucleotidyltransferase domain-containing protein: protein MNALTALRSFFAREAEVVAVYLYGKYATDRTWPDSDLEVALVFPERYTEEEIAAYMERLSAANPLGEVPGILMPFALNTHIVPVIYEILTGGTLLVNNDPAAHEAFTAQAMARLERERGALLDEAREMIQQARSLGVVILGMPGPMLPQPPRYLDPIRIGWRLSRILSSAAVLEPTTREAETAGRDPERLGQIIGWFSNAAGAATGIAKAMLNIFDMPRPARRWEVFLPLADVHLLTTELALQLAAAVESRWQLLTGAGLAVPERIVATVRTSLAPIVTFARLAAWYCELPGGRTDQRLH, encoded by the coding sequence GTGAACGCCCTGACCGCGTTGCGGTCCTTTTTCGCGCGTGAGGCCGAGGTGGTCGCCGTGTACCTCTACGGCAAGTACGCCACCGACCGCACTTGGCCGGACAGCGATCTGGAAGTGGCCCTGGTCTTCCCCGAGCGGTACACCGAGGAGGAGATCGCCGCCTATATGGAGCGGCTCTCCGCGGCCAATCCGCTGGGCGAGGTCCCCGGCATCCTGATGCCCTTTGCCCTGAACACCCACATCGTCCCGGTGATCTACGAGATTCTCACCGGGGGCACGTTGCTCGTGAACAACGACCCGGCGGCCCATGAGGCCTTCACGGCGCAGGCCATGGCCCGGCTGGAACGCGAGCGCGGGGCGCTGTTGGACGAGGCGCGGGAGATGATTCAGCAGGCGCGCAGCCTGGGGGTGGTCATCCTGGGGATGCCCGGGCCGATGCTGCCGCAGCCGCCCCGGTACCTCGATCCGATCCGGATCGGCTGGCGCCTCTCCCGCATCCTGTCCAGCGCGGCTGTGCTGGAGCCGACGACGCGGGAAGCCGAGACAGCCGGCCGCGACCCCGAGCGCCTGGGTCAGATCATCGGATGGTTCAGCAACGCCGCCGGCGCGGCCACCGGGATCGCCAAGGCGATGCTGAACATCTTCGACATGCCCCGGCCAGCGCGGCGCTGGGAGGTCTTCCTCCCGCTGGCCGACGTCCATCTGCTCACCACCGAGCTGGCCCTGCAGCTGGCGGCGGCCGTGGAGTCGCGCTGGCAGTTGCTCACCGGGGCCGGACTGGCCGTCCCGGAGCGGATCGTGGCCACGGTCCGCACCTCGCTCGCCCCGATCGTGACCTTCGCCCGCCTGGCCGCGTGGTACTGTGAACTCCCCGGGGGGCGAACCGACCAGCGGTTGCACTGA
- a CDS encoding helix-turn-helix transcriptional regulator — MTVAGAPSASRDRLSPREREIALLVAQGLPTKAIARHLGISMWTVSTHLRRIFARFGVGSRAAMIARLFERGLLQ; from the coding sequence ATGACGGTCGCCGGCGCGCCCTCCGCTTCCCGGGACAGGCTCAGCCCTCGGGAGCGCGAGATCGCGCTGCTGGTGGCGCAGGGGCTCCCGACAAAAGCCATCGCGCGTCACCTGGGGATCAGCATGTGGACCGTCTCCACCCATCTCCGCCGCATCTTTGCCCGCTTCGGCGTCGGCAGCCGCGCCGCGATGATCGCCCGCCTGTTCGAACGCGGACTCCTCCAGTAA
- a CDS encoding tetratricopeptide repeat protein has translation MAGGGPGTTLGARIRQARKALGLTQRDLGRPSLSASYVSMIEHDRVRPSLATLQLLAGRLRLPLSALLDAPPPVSVRAAVACRRGDSLLRQHRFTEALEAFTSAAPPAEESADPRLRIRVALGRGQALAGLRQFDLAAPVLEEARLLAEELGDDELVAAAANAQGFLAFRARQFARARALYQVGIDRLRAAGVQDGELLGKLLSNLGRVYVELGLPAQALDALRQAIPLLSRAGDPAQRALLFFNLGVASERQQAFDEADRYLQQAEVLLRLHENLRLLGVVKRSAGILRLGQGRLDEAEADLQESLHLARRCGDDEGTAQTLVELARLEVRRGRADAARAMAAEAEAIARRIYDEAELGRAAAADGAALAAAGRLAEAALRLRDAEEIFERLEMAGELSAACRDLGFVYLALGQHEAAASSFARAFRLMTPAVPAPTP, from the coding sequence GTGGCCGGAGGAGGGCCCGGCACGACGCTCGGGGCGCGGATCAGACAGGCGCGGAAGGCGCTCGGACTGACGCAGCGCGATCTCGGCCGACCGTCGCTGTCGGCCAGCTACGTCAGCATGATCGAGCACGACAGGGTGCGCCCGTCCCTGGCCACCCTGCAACTCCTTGCCGGGCGCCTCCGCCTGCCTCTCTCCGCCCTCCTCGATGCCCCTCCGCCCGTCTCGGTTCGTGCGGCCGTCGCCTGCCGCCGCGGCGACTCCCTGCTCCGACAACACCGGTTCACCGAGGCGCTGGAGGCCTTCACCTCGGCCGCCCCGCCCGCCGAGGAGAGCGCAGACCCGCGGCTGCGGATTCGGGTCGCGCTCGGTCGCGGCCAAGCGCTGGCCGGATTGCGCCAGTTCGACCTGGCTGCGCCGGTGCTGGAGGAGGCGCGCCTCCTGGCCGAAGAACTGGGAGACGACGAACTCGTCGCGGCGGCGGCCAACGCGCAGGGCTTCCTGGCCTTCCGCGCCCGGCAGTTCGCCCGTGCCCGCGCCCTTTACCAGGTCGGCATCGATCGCCTGCGCGCCGCCGGGGTCCAGGACGGAGAGCTGCTGGGGAAGTTGCTCAGCAACCTCGGCCGTGTCTACGTGGAGCTCGGTCTGCCCGCCCAGGCCCTCGACGCGCTGCGGCAGGCGATCCCCCTCCTCAGCCGTGCCGGGGATCCCGCGCAGCGGGCGCTGCTGTTCTTCAATCTCGGTGTCGCCTCCGAACGGCAGCAGGCCTTCGACGAGGCGGACAGGTATCTCCAGCAGGCCGAAGTCCTGCTGCGCCTCCATGAGAACCTTCGCCTGCTGGGGGTGGTGAAGCGCAGTGCCGGCATCCTGCGCCTCGGGCAGGGCAGGCTCGACGAGGCGGAGGCCGATCTGCAGGAGAGCCTGCACCTTGCGCGCCGGTGCGGCGACGACGAAGGGACGGCGCAGACCCTGGTGGAGCTGGCCCGATTGGAAGTCCGCCGGGGGCGCGCCGACGCGGCGCGGGCGATGGCGGCGGAGGCGGAGGCGATCGCCCGGCGCATCTACGACGAGGCCGAACTGGGGCGGGCCGCGGCGGCCGACGGGGCCGCACTGGCGGCCGCCGGACGGCTTGCCGAAGCGGCCCTGCGGCTGCGCGATGCGGAGGAGATCTTCGAGCGCCTGGAGATGGCCGGGGAGCTGTCTGCGGCCTGTCGCGATCTCGGCTTCGTCTATCTGGCGCTGGGCCAGCACGAAGCCGCGGCCTCATCCTTTGCCCGGGCCTTCCGGCTCATGACCCCCGCGGTGCCGGCCCCGACTCCATGA